Proteins from a genomic interval of Amycolatopsis sp. cg13:
- a CDS encoding tetratricopeptide repeat protein: protein MKARNVALLMTAALVVYLVLLADRAVALLATGTPAGIALGVGVFLLPLLGVWIVVVTWRSGMQIQRLSRQLDAEGGLPDVSDLPRRPSGRVDRDAADVWFDARRAEVEASQEDWRAWYRLAYAYDIAGDRRRARATMRKAIELEAAERK, encoded by the coding sequence GTGAAAGCCCGCAATGTCGCGCTGCTGATGACGGCGGCGCTGGTGGTGTACCTGGTCCTGCTGGCGGACCGGGCCGTGGCGCTGCTCGCGACCGGGACGCCCGCCGGGATCGCGCTCGGCGTCGGCGTGTTCCTGCTGCCGCTGCTGGGCGTGTGGATCGTCGTCGTGACCTGGCGGTCCGGCATGCAGATCCAGCGGCTGTCGCGGCAGCTGGACGCCGAGGGCGGTCTGCCGGACGTGTCGGACCTGCCGCGCCGCCCGTCCGGCCGCGTGGACCGCGACGCCGCGGACGTGTGGTTCGACGCGCGCCGCGCGGAAGTCGAGGCGAGCCAAGAGGATTGGCGGGCCTGGTACCGGCTGGCGTACGCGTACGACATCGCGGGGGACCGGCGTCGGGCTCGGGCGACGATGCGCAAGGCGATCGAGCTGGAAGCCGCGGAGCGCAAGTAG
- a CDS encoding M16 family metallopeptidase — protein sequence MARQVSGHEQPVGTTRTLESTSDGAVVKRSVLPGGLRVITEHVPASRSATVGLWVGVGSRDEPLAVAGAAHYLEHLLFKGTANRDATQIAEEIDAVGGEFNAFTAKEHTCYYAQVLDADLPLALDLVTDVVFEAQCTDRDMDMERSVVLEEIAMRDDDPEDLLHETFVGAIIGDHPLGRPVLGTEKSITEMSPSALRGFYRRRYTLPRMVLAVAGNVEHGQVLRLVKRALRDRLGGTAIPVAPRSGRARLKTVPKLALHPDDTEQAHVMLGFRALPRHDERRFTLSVLNAALGGGMSSRLFQEIRERRGLAYQVYSSVASYADLGHMSVYAGCQPERLGQVAGVIREVLDSVAADGLSDAEVARAKGQLRGGLVLGLEDTSSRMSRIGKNELNYARYLGVDDTIARIDAVTTEEVCALARTLLRRPGGVSSAAVVGPYAHSDDLPDDLHEVIAS from the coding sequence TTGGCACGGCAGGTTTCCGGGCACGAGCAGCCCGTCGGCACCACCCGTACGCTCGAGTCCACTTCGGACGGTGCGGTAGTCAAGCGAAGTGTTTTGCCCGGCGGCTTGCGGGTAATCACCGAGCACGTCCCAGCGTCTCGCTCGGCGACGGTCGGACTCTGGGTCGGCGTGGGTTCCCGTGACGAGCCGTTGGCGGTCGCCGGTGCCGCGCATTACCTGGAACACTTGCTGTTCAAGGGAACCGCCAACCGCGACGCCACCCAAATCGCCGAAGAGATCGACGCGGTAGGCGGCGAATTCAACGCCTTCACCGCCAAAGAACACACCTGCTACTACGCCCAAGTCCTGGACGCAGACCTGCCCCTAGCGCTCGACCTCGTCACCGACGTGGTCTTCGAAGCGCAGTGCACGGACCGCGACATGGACATGGAACGCAGCGTCGTCCTCGAAGAGATCGCGATGCGCGACGACGACCCCGAAGACCTGCTGCACGAAACCTTCGTAGGCGCGATCATCGGCGACCATCCGCTGGGCCGCCCGGTGCTGGGCACGGAAAAGTCCATCACCGAAATGTCGCCGTCCGCCCTGCGCGGCTTCTACCGCCGCCGCTACACCCTGCCGCGGATGGTGCTCGCGGTCGCCGGAAACGTCGAACACGGCCAGGTTTTGCGGCTGGTGAAGCGGGCGCTGCGTGACCGCCTGGGAGGCACCGCGATCCCGGTCGCGCCCCGATCCGGTCGCGCGCGACTGAAGACCGTGCCGAAGCTGGCCCTGCACCCGGACGACACCGAACAAGCCCACGTGATGCTCGGCTTCCGCGCGCTCCCGCGGCACGACGAGCGCCGGTTCACCCTGTCCGTGCTCAACGCCGCGCTCGGCGGCGGCATGAGTTCCCGGCTGTTCCAGGAGATCCGCGAACGCCGGGGCCTCGCGTACCAGGTGTATTCGTCGGTGGCGAGCTACGCCGATCTCGGGCACATGTCGGTGTACGCCGGCTGCCAGCCGGAGCGGCTGGGCCAGGTCGCGGGCGTGATCCGCGAGGTGCTCGACTCGGTCGCCGCGGACGGGCTGTCCGACGCCGAGGTCGCGCGCGCCAAGGGGCAGCTGCGCGGCGGGCTCGTGCTGGGCCTGGAGGACACGTCGTCGCGGATGTCGCGGATCGGCAAGAACGAGCTGAACTACGCCCGGTACCTGGGCGTCGACGACACGATCGCGCGGATCGACGCGGTCACGACCGAAGAGGTGTGTGCGCTCGCTCGCACTCTGCTGCGGCGCCCCGGCGGGGTGTCGTCCGCGGCGGTGGTGGGGCCGTACGCTCACTCCGACGACCTGCCGGACGATCTGCACGAGGTGATCGCGTCATGA
- the dapB gene encoding 4-hydroxy-tetrahydrodipicolinate reductase, with product MTESPIRVGVLGARGRMGATVVKAVEGAADQELVAALDAGDDFAPLEKAQVVVDFTHPDAVMDNLRWLIAHDLHAVVGTTGFSEERLTELRGLLADKPQLGVLIAPNFALGAVLAMRFAAQAAKFYASAEIIELHHNRKADAPSGTAAHTARMIAAARAEAGVTPGPDATTSELDGARGASVEDVHVHSVRLPGLVAHEEILFGGEGETLTIRHDSLDRTSFMPGVLLGVRSVVSRPGLTVGLENVLDL from the coding sequence ATGACCGAGTCCCCGATCCGCGTCGGCGTGCTGGGCGCACGCGGCCGCATGGGCGCCACCGTGGTGAAAGCCGTGGAAGGCGCCGCGGACCAGGAACTGGTGGCCGCGCTGGACGCGGGCGACGATTTCGCCCCGCTGGAAAAAGCCCAGGTGGTCGTGGACTTCACGCACCCGGACGCGGTGATGGACAACCTGCGCTGGCTGATCGCGCACGACCTGCACGCGGTCGTCGGCACCACCGGCTTCAGCGAGGAACGGCTCACCGAACTGCGCGGGCTGCTGGCGGACAAGCCGCAGCTGGGCGTGCTGATCGCGCCGAACTTCGCGCTGGGCGCGGTGCTGGCGATGCGGTTCGCGGCGCAGGCGGCGAAGTTCTACGCCTCGGCCGAGATCATCGAACTGCACCACAACCGCAAGGCCGACGCCCCGTCCGGTACCGCCGCGCACACCGCGCGGATGATCGCCGCCGCACGGGCCGAAGCCGGGGTCACTCCCGGGCCCGACGCCACAACGTCCGAATTGGACGGTGCCCGCGGCGCCTCCGTCGAGGACGTCCACGTGCACTCGGTCCGGCTGCCGGGGTTGGTGGCGCACGAGGAAATCCTGTTCGGCGGCGAGGGCGAAACCCTGACCATCCGGCACGATTCGCTGGACCGCACGTCGTTCATGCCGGGCGTGCTGCTCGGCGTGCGCTCGGTGGTGTCGCGTCCCGGCCTGACGGTCGGCCTGGAGAACGTGCTCGACCTGTGA
- a CDS encoding nitrate/nitrite transporter, translated as MTPAGRAPVRSWLIWLTAVTVYLLAVFHRTSFGVAGLKAAERFGVGSAALGIFTVLQVGVYAAMQIPTGVLVDRYGPRRVLTAAVLILGSGQLLLGLADTYALGLVARGVLGLGDALTFVSVLRLVAAHFPAHRYALLASFTSCVGYIGNLAATVPLTLLLDGPGWTVTFLAVGAVTVLYSVPVALRVRDTPEGVPERKREPVRPAELATQVKLAWRTPGTRLGFWVHFSTMFAPNVLTLLWGMPFLVQGEGLPAATASALLTVFVFGSMAGGPLLGALIGRSPALRVPLVIGYLSGAAIIWAVLLGWNGHVPVGVLVPAFAFLTLGGPASMIGFAIARDYNPLSRVGTATGVVNVGGFMATTVTALLIGILLQATGGNFRIALLVIVAVLAFGATKMLVWWRRARAQVFAAEARGEEVPVQIRRHRWDHAPEEAVAAA; from the coding sequence TTGACGCCCGCCGGCCGCGCCCCTGTCCGGTCCTGGCTCATCTGGCTCACCGCGGTCACGGTGTACCTGCTCGCCGTCTTCCACCGCACCTCGTTCGGCGTCGCCGGGCTGAAAGCGGCCGAACGCTTCGGCGTCGGATCCGCCGCGCTCGGCATCTTCACCGTCCTGCAGGTCGGTGTCTACGCGGCGATGCAGATCCCGACCGGCGTGCTGGTCGACCGCTACGGCCCGCGCCGCGTGCTCACCGCCGCCGTCCTGATCCTCGGCTCCGGGCAGCTCCTGCTCGGACTCGCCGACACCTACGCGCTCGGCCTGGTAGCCCGCGGCGTCCTCGGCCTCGGCGACGCGCTCACCTTCGTCAGCGTCCTCCGCCTCGTCGCGGCGCATTTCCCAGCCCACCGTTACGCGCTGCTCGCATCCTTCACCTCGTGCGTCGGCTACATCGGCAACCTCGCCGCGACGGTCCCGCTCACCCTGCTCCTCGACGGTCCAGGATGGACAGTCACCTTCCTCGCCGTCGGCGCGGTGACGGTCCTGTACTCGGTGCCGGTCGCGCTGCGCGTCCGCGATACTCCCGAAGGCGTGCCGGAACGCAAGCGCGAACCCGTGCGCCCGGCGGAACTGGCCACGCAGGTCAAGCTGGCTTGGCGAACCCCCGGCACCCGGCTGGGTTTCTGGGTGCACTTCTCGACGATGTTCGCGCCGAACGTGCTGACCCTGTTGTGGGGCATGCCATTCCTGGTGCAAGGCGAGGGCCTGCCCGCCGCGACCGCAAGCGCCCTGCTGACCGTGTTCGTATTCGGCTCAATGGCGGGCGGCCCGCTCTTGGGCGCGCTGATCGGCCGCTCCCCGGCACTGCGAGTGCCGCTGGTCATCGGCTACCTCAGCGGCGCGGCGATCATATGGGCGGTGCTGCTCGGCTGGAACGGCCACGTCCCGGTGGGCGTCCTCGTCCCGGCATTCGCATTCCTCACCCTGGGCGGCCCGGCGTCGATGATCGGCTTCGCCATCGCCCGCGACTACAACCCGCTGTCCCGCGTAGGCACCGCAACCGGAGTGGTGAACGTCGGCGGCTTCATGGCGACCACTGTGACCGCCCTGCTGATCGGCATCCTGCTCCAGGCCACCGGCGGCAATTTCCGGATCGCACTGCTGGTCATCGTGGCCGTCCTGGCGTTCGGCGCGACCAAGATGCTGGTGTGGTGGCGACGGGCCCGCGCCCAGGTGTTCGCCGCGGAGGCCCGCGGGGAGGAAGTCCCGGTCCAGATCCGGCGGCACCGCTGGGACCACGCACCGGAAGAAGCAGTGGCGGCTGCCTGA
- a CDS encoding N-acetyltransferase family protein, which yields MSAAEVRPANPSDAAEIARIQRLTWRAAYADLLGAEAIDEFEKADLEGTWAETIEYPDSRVYLATEGSFTVGYCVAGPAPQDEAAAADGSPADDAPGLIASLVVEPRWGRRGHAGRLLATAAADLRANGLNRGITWVAQSDHATLGFYRRAGWSPDGTVRTLDTGRGTLREVRLTGTLELELTH from the coding sequence GTGAGTGCCGCCGAAGTCCGTCCCGCGAACCCGTCCGACGCCGCGGAGATCGCCCGCATCCAGCGGCTGACCTGGCGGGCGGCCTATGCCGACCTCCTGGGCGCCGAGGCCATCGACGAGTTTGAGAAGGCCGACCTCGAAGGCACCTGGGCGGAGACGATCGAGTACCCCGATTCCCGCGTCTACCTGGCCACCGAGGGCTCGTTCACGGTCGGCTACTGCGTCGCGGGGCCGGCCCCGCAGGACGAAGCCGCCGCGGCCGACGGGTCACCTGCCGACGACGCGCCCGGGCTGATCGCGTCGCTGGTGGTCGAACCGCGCTGGGGCCGTCGCGGGCACGCCGGGCGACTGCTCGCGACCGCCGCCGCCGATCTGCGCGCGAACGGCCTGAACCGCGGCATCACCTGGGTCGCGCAGTCCGACCACGCGACGCTTGGCTTCTACCGTCGCGCCGGCTGGTCCCCCGACGGGACCGTCCGCACCCTCGACACCGGCCGCGGAACGCTGCGCGAAGTCCGGCTCACCGGCACGCTGGAACTAGAACTCACACACTGA
- a CDS encoding GtrA family protein, producing MPEVPIADRFARLCEAVVRILPFGLSRIVAPSFLGFAVINGFTFGVDLLLLTLFHGGLKWPVWLSISVAYVVAFGLSFVLNRALNFRSHAPVGRQAVLYVVAIAVNYAAFLLGLGAGLTALGVEYHLSRLIAGACEGVFMYSVMRWVVFAKREEPVSV from the coding sequence GTGCCTGAGGTGCCGATCGCCGACCGTTTCGCCCGACTGTGCGAGGCGGTCGTCCGCATCCTGCCGTTCGGATTGTCCCGGATCGTCGCGCCGAGCTTCCTCGGTTTCGCGGTGATCAACGGCTTCACGTTCGGCGTCGACCTGTTGCTGCTGACGCTGTTCCATGGCGGGCTCAAGTGGCCGGTGTGGCTGTCGATCAGCGTCGCGTACGTGGTCGCGTTCGGGCTGAGTTTCGTGCTGAACCGCGCGCTGAACTTCCGTTCGCACGCGCCGGTGGGCCGCCAGGCGGTGCTGTACGTGGTGGCGATCGCGGTGAACTACGCGGCGTTCCTGCTCGGCCTCGGCGCGGGATTGACGGCGCTGGGCGTGGAATACCACCTGTCGCGGCTGATCGCCGGGGCGTGCGAGGGCGTGTTCATGTACTCGGTGATGCGCTGGGTGGTTTTCGCGAAGCGCGAAGAGCCGGTCAGTGTGTGA
- a CDS encoding polyribonucleotide nucleotidyltransferase, with the protein MTDSTGVTVFETEAVLDNGRFGTRTVRFETGRLAKQAAGAVVAYLDEETMLLSATTASKHPKEHFDFFPLTVDVEERMYAAGRIPGAFFRREGRPSTDAILTARLIDRPLRPSFADGLRNEIQVVITVQSLNPDDPYDVLAINAASASTQIAGLPFSGPVGGVRVALIEGQWVAFPTWPQLEKATFNMVVAGRIVGDDVAIMMVEAEGTENTLDLIADGGTAPDEVTVAQGLEAAKPFIRVLCEAQQRLAADAAKPTGDFPVYPAYQPDIYEAVAAIASDELAKALQIAGKQERDAATDEVKAAVLEKLGLGEGEAFEGRDKEVGGAFKALTKKIMRTRVLTEKIRMDGRGLTDIRQLSAEVAVIPRAHGSALFERGETQILGVTTLNMLRMEQQIDSLSPETTKRYLHHYNFPPFSTGETGRVGSPKRREIGHGMLAERALVPVLPKRDEFPYAIRQVSEALGSNGSTSMGSVCASTMGLFNAGVPLKAPVAGIAMGLVSDEVDGETRYVALTDILGAEDALGDMDFKVAGTKDIITALQLDTKLDGIPSEVLAAALKQAKDARLTILEVIAEAIDGPDEMSPYAPRVTSVKIPVDKIGEVIGPKGKMINSITEETGADISIEDDGTIYVGAADGPSAEAAIGKINAIANPQLPKVGERFLGTVVKTAAFGAFVSLLPGKDGLVHISKLGNGKRIAKVEDVVNVGDKIRVEIADIDNRGKISLIVVKEEDAAKPAEGDAAPAETAEAK; encoded by the coding sequence ATGACCGACTCCACCGGAGTCACCGTGTTCGAGACCGAAGCCGTTCTGGACAACGGCCGGTTCGGCACCCGCACCGTCCGGTTCGAGACCGGCCGGCTCGCCAAGCAGGCCGCCGGCGCCGTCGTCGCGTACCTGGACGAAGAGACCATGCTGCTGTCGGCGACCACGGCGTCGAAGCACCCGAAGGAGCACTTCGACTTCTTCCCGCTGACCGTGGACGTCGAGGAGCGGATGTACGCCGCCGGCCGCATCCCGGGCGCGTTCTTCCGCCGCGAGGGCCGCCCGTCGACCGACGCGATCCTCACCGCCCGCCTGATCGACCGCCCGCTGCGCCCGTCCTTCGCCGACGGCCTCCGCAACGAGATCCAGGTCGTCATCACCGTCCAGAGCCTCAACCCGGACGACCCGTACGACGTGCTGGCGATCAACGCCGCGTCGGCCTCCACCCAGATCGCCGGCCTGCCGTTCTCCGGCCCGGTCGGCGGCGTGCGCGTCGCGCTGATCGAGGGCCAGTGGGTCGCGTTCCCGACCTGGCCGCAGCTCGAGAAGGCCACCTTCAACATGGTCGTGGCCGGCCGCATCGTCGGAGACGACGTCGCGATCATGATGGTCGAGGCCGAGGGCACCGAGAACACGCTCGACCTGATCGCCGACGGCGGCACCGCGCCGGACGAGGTCACCGTCGCGCAGGGCCTCGAGGCCGCGAAGCCGTTCATCCGCGTGCTGTGCGAGGCGCAGCAGCGCCTGGCCGCCGACGCCGCCAAGCCGACCGGCGACTTCCCGGTGTACCCGGCCTACCAGCCCGACATCTACGAGGCCGTCGCCGCGATCGCGTCCGACGAGCTCGCCAAGGCGCTGCAGATCGCCGGCAAGCAGGAGCGCGACGCCGCGACCGACGAGGTCAAGGCCGCCGTCCTGGAGAAGCTCGGCCTCGGCGAGGGCGAAGCCTTCGAGGGCCGCGACAAGGAGGTCGGCGGTGCGTTCAAGGCGCTGACCAAGAAGATCATGCGCACCCGCGTCCTCACCGAGAAGATCCGGATGGACGGCCGCGGCCTGACCGACATCCGCCAGCTCTCGGCCGAGGTCGCCGTGATCCCGCGGGCGCACGGTTCGGCGCTGTTCGAGCGCGGCGAGACCCAGATCCTGGGCGTCACCACGCTGAACATGCTCCGCATGGAGCAGCAGATCGACTCGCTCTCCCCGGAGACGACGAAGCGCTACCTGCACCACTACAACTTCCCGCCGTTCTCCACCGGCGAGACCGGCCGCGTCGGTTCGCCGAAGCGGCGCGAGATCGGCCACGGCATGCTCGCCGAGCGCGCCCTGGTCCCGGTGCTGCCGAAGCGGGACGAGTTCCCGTACGCGATCCGCCAGGTCTCCGAGGCGCTGGGCTCCAACGGCTCGACCTCGATGGGCTCGGTCTGCGCGTCCACCATGGGCCTGTTCAACGCCGGCGTGCCGCTGAAGGCTCCGGTGGCGGGCATCGCCATGGGCCTGGTGTCCGATGAAGTGGATGGGGAGACGCGTTATGTCGCTCTCACCGACATCTTGGGCGCCGAGGACGCGCTGGGCGACATGGACTTCAAGGTCGCCGGCACGAAGGACATCATCACCGCGCTGCAGCTGGACACCAAGCTCGACGGCATTCCGTCCGAGGTCCTCGCGGCCGCGCTGAAGCAGGCGAAGGACGCTCGCCTCACCATCCTGGAAGTCATCGCCGAGGCGATCGACGGCCCGGACGAGATGAGCCCGTACGCCCCGCGCGTGACGTCGGTGAAGATCCCGGTCGACAAGATCGGCGAGGTCATCGGGCCGAAGGGCAAGATGATCAACTCGATCACCGAGGAGACCGGCGCCGACATCTCGATCGAGGACGACGGCACGATCTACGTGGGCGCGGCCGACGGCCCGTCGGCGGAGGCGGCGATCGGCAAGATCAACGCCATCGCCAACCCGCAGCTGCCGAAGGTCGGCGAGCGCTTCCTGGGCACCGTGGTGAAGACGGCCGCGTTCGGCGCGTTCGTCTCGCTGCTGCCGGGCAAGGACGGCCTCGTGCACATCTCGAAGCTGGGCAACGGCAAGCGGATCGCGAAGGTCGAGGACGTCGTGAACGTCGGCGACAAGATCCGCGTCGAGATCGCCGACATCGACAACCGCGGCAAGATCAGCCTGATCGTGGTCAAGGAAGAGGACGCCGCGAAGCCCGCCGAAGGCGACGCCGCTCCGGCCGAGACCGCCGAAGCCAAGTAG
- a CDS encoding bifunctional riboflavin kinase/FAD synthetase translates to MQRWRGLGDLPGGWGRCVVTIGVFDGVHRGHQELIKRTVATAAERGVPSVVLTFDPHPSEVLRPGSHPAQLTTLRRKAQLVEGLGVDVFCVLPFTLELSRLSPHEFVHEVLVDRLHAGAVLVGDNFTFGAKAAGNVALLRELGRRFGFVAYGAELQGRSLDDDRGANDITFSSTYVRSCIDAGDVVAASDALGRPHRLEGIVVRGDGRGHDLGYPTANLSTARFAAVPADGVYTAWFSRLSDPDRRLRAAVSVGTNPTFSGRERTVEAFVLDVDEDFYGQHVALDFVTRLRDQARFGASADLVKKIDEDVARTREALGSDS, encoded by the coding sequence GTGCAGCGGTGGCGTGGGCTCGGGGACCTCCCGGGCGGCTGGGGACGGTGCGTGGTCACCATCGGCGTGTTCGACGGCGTGCACCGCGGGCACCAGGAACTGATCAAGCGCACCGTGGCGACGGCGGCCGAACGCGGCGTGCCCAGCGTGGTGCTCACCTTCGACCCGCATCCGTCCGAGGTGCTGCGCCCGGGAAGCCATCCCGCGCAGCTGACCACCCTGCGGCGCAAGGCCCAGCTGGTCGAGGGGCTCGGCGTGGACGTGTTCTGCGTGCTGCCCTTCACCCTGGAGCTGTCCCGGCTCAGCCCGCACGAGTTCGTGCACGAGGTGCTGGTCGACCGGCTGCACGCGGGCGCGGTGCTGGTCGGCGACAACTTCACCTTCGGGGCCAAGGCCGCGGGCAACGTCGCGCTGCTGCGCGAACTCGGCCGCCGCTTCGGGTTCGTCGCCTACGGCGCGGAGCTGCAGGGCCGTTCGCTCGACGACGACCGCGGCGCCAACGACATCACCTTCTCCTCCACCTACGTGCGCTCGTGCATCGACGCCGGCGACGTGGTCGCCGCGTCCGACGCGCTCGGCCGCCCGCACCGGCTGGAGGGCATCGTCGTCCGCGGCGACGGCCGGGGCCACGACCTCGGCTACCCGACGGCCAACCTGTCCACCGCGCGGTTCGCCGCGGTGCCCGCGGACGGCGTCTACACGGCCTGGTTCAGCCGGCTCTCCGACCCGGACCGGCGGCTGCGCGCGGCGGTGTCGGTGGGCACGAACCCGACGTTCTCCGGCCGCGAACGCACCGTCGAGGCGTTCGTGCTGGACGTCGACGAGGACTTCTACGGCCAGCACGTCGCGCTGGACTTCGTCACCCGGTTGCGGGATCAAGCGCGGTTCGGCGCGTCGGCCGATCTCGTGAAGAAGATCGACGAGGACGTGGCCCGGACCAGGGAAGCGCTCGGCTCGGACAGCTGA
- a CDS encoding XRE family transcriptional regulator, which yields MEDHKIVQRNIALQREWYGEPLGDRVRRLVVAFDVSQAFLAEVLGISAPMLSQVMSGRRAKIGNPVVLARMIMLERKILVPEVAAGDRDAMQAALEDVRDSRPTVGRDNIPVNSDEKILLAGIRDVAEDENLFEAAKLLDDDYPAIADLLRRAGASGQ from the coding sequence GTGGAGGACCACAAGATCGTCCAGCGGAACATCGCGCTGCAGCGGGAGTGGTACGGGGAGCCGCTGGGCGATCGGGTGCGCAGGCTGGTCGTGGCCTTCGACGTGTCGCAGGCGTTCCTGGCCGAGGTGCTGGGGATCAGCGCGCCGATGCTGAGCCAGGTGATGAGCGGGCGGCGGGCGAAGATCGGCAATCCGGTCGTGCTGGCGCGGATGATCATGCTCGAACGCAAGATCCTCGTGCCCGAGGTCGCCGCGGGCGACCGCGACGCGATGCAGGCCGCGCTCGAGGACGTGCGCGATTCGCGGCCCACCGTCGGCCGCGACAACATCCCGGTCAACTCGGACGAGAAGATCCTGCTCGCGGGCATCCGCGACGTCGCCGAGGACGAGAACCTCTTCGAGGCGGCGAAGCTGCTCGACGACGACTACCCGGCGATCGCCGACCTGCTCCGCCGCGCGGGAGCCTCGGGCCAGTAG
- the thpR gene encoding RNA 2',3'-cyclic phosphodiesterase yields MRLFSALRPPADVAAEIDGALGARDRQLRWSDPAGWHITLAFYGEVDPAECGSFLDRTLDGRKSVDVRLWSSGTFPGVLWLGVAGEDLADLAAAAGCEEDRPYRPHLTLARCSRTQPPTEWTERLAGFRSRVWSADRVELMGGGSPYRTLRTWPLRRG; encoded by the coding sequence ATGCGGTTGTTCTCCGCGCTGCGCCCGCCCGCTGACGTCGCGGCGGAAATCGACGGCGCGCTCGGCGCCCGGGACCGGCAGCTGCGCTGGTCCGACCCGGCCGGCTGGCACATCACGCTGGCCTTTTACGGCGAGGTCGACCCGGCCGAATGCGGCTCCTTCCTCGACCGGACGCTGGACGGCCGAAAATCCGTTGACGTCCGGCTCTGGAGTTCGGGAACATTTCCGGGAGTGCTGTGGTTGGGAGTGGCGGGGGAGGACCTGGCCGACCTGGCCGCGGCCGCGGGCTGCGAAGAAGACCGCCCGTACCGGCCGCACCTGACGCTGGCGCGGTGCTCGCGCACGCAGCCGCCCACCGAGTGGACGGAACGGCTCGCGGGCTTCCGCAGCCGCGTCTGGTCCGCGGACCGGGTGGAGCTGATGGGCGGCGGCAGCCCGTACCGCACGCTGCGGACTTGGCCTCTGCGGCGCGGGTGA
- the rpsO gene encoding 30S ribosomal protein S15 produces MALSTDEKKTILAEYGLHDSDTGSPEAQVALLTKRIIGLTEHLKTHKHDHHSRRGLLLLVGRRRRLLNYTEKVDVARYRDLIKRLGLRR; encoded by the coding sequence GTGGCGCTGTCCACCGATGAGAAGAAGACGATCCTCGCCGAGTACGGCCTGCACGACTCGGACACCGGATCCCCCGAGGCCCAGGTCGCGCTGCTGACCAAGCGGATCATCGGCCTCACCGAACACCTGAAGACCCACAAGCACGACCACCACTCCCGTCGCGGTCTCCTGCTGCTGGTCGGCCGTCGCCGCCGGCTGCTGAACTACACGGAAAAGGTGGACGTGGCGCGGTACCGGGACCTGATCAAGCGTCTCGGCCTGCGCCGATAG
- the truB gene encoding tRNA pseudouridine(55) synthase TruB, with translation MSRPKEPRRPAPPPGLLIVDKPAGMTSHDVVARARRIMGTRKVGHAGTLDPMATGVLVLGIERATKLLGHLALDRKTYLATLSLGRSTTTDDAEGEPLAETDAAPEALAAVTDEQIAAGIAALTGDIQQVPSAVSAVKIDGKRAYARVRAGEDVVLPPRPVTVHRFDVLGLRREDDRIEIDAIVECSSGTYVRALARDLGAGLGVGGHLKALRRTTVGPFTLARARTLDQLEEKPELSLDLDAAVAAAFPRRDLDAATAKAVQYGRRIPAGGIEGTYGLFAPDGHVLALASDTEGVTRSVVVLLPA, from the coding sequence GTGTCCCGCCCGAAAGAACCGCGTCGTCCCGCCCCTCCGCCCGGACTGCTCATCGTCGACAAACCGGCGGGAATGACGTCGCACGACGTGGTCGCGCGGGCGCGGCGGATCATGGGCACCCGCAAGGTCGGCCACGCCGGCACGCTCGATCCGATGGCGACCGGCGTGCTGGTGCTGGGCATCGAACGCGCCACCAAACTCCTCGGCCACCTCGCCCTCGACCGCAAGACCTATCTCGCCACCCTGTCGCTCGGCCGGTCCACCACCACGGACGACGCCGAAGGCGAACCGCTGGCGGAAACCGATGCCGCTCCGGAAGCCCTCGCCGCCGTCACCGACGAGCAGATCGCTGCCGGCATCGCCGCGCTGACCGGCGACATCCAGCAGGTGCCCAGCGCGGTGTCCGCCGTCAAGATCGACGGCAAGCGCGCCTACGCCCGGGTGCGCGCGGGAGAAGACGTCGTCCTCCCGCCGCGGCCGGTGACCGTGCACCGGTTCGACGTTCTGGGGCTCCGTCGCGAGGACGACCGGATCGAGATCGACGCGATCGTCGAATGCTCGTCCGGCACCTACGTCCGCGCGCTCGCCCGGGATCTCGGCGCCGGACTCGGCGTCGGCGGGCACCTGAAAGCCTTGCGCCGCACCACAGTCGGGCCGTTCACGCTCGCCCGCGCGCGCACGCTCGACCAGCTCGAGGAAAAACCGGAACTGTCCTTGGACCTCGACGCGGCCGTCGCCGCCGCGTTCCCGCGCCGGGATCTCGACGCGGCCACGGCCAAGGCGGTCCAGTACGGCAGGCGCATCCCGGCGGGCGGAATCGAGGGCACCTACGGCCTGTTCGCGCCCGACGGCCACGTGCTCGCGCTGGCCTCCGACACCGAGGGAGTGACCCGCTCGGTGGTGGTCCTCCTGCCCGCATAG